In the genome of Streptomyces sp. Tu 3180, the window CTGGCAGGACACCAAGGACGCCCGGGCCAAACTGGGCCCCGTCCACCTCTACGACCCCACCCACCTCTGCGACACCCCGGCACGCCTCCACTGGTCCCCCACCACCGCCTGCGAGGACAAGGACACGGCCGCCTCCAGGGCAGCCGCCCTCCTGGCCCCCGTACGCCCCACCTCCCGCCTGGACCAGGCGGTCAGCGACACCGCCACGACCCTCCTGCGCAGCTACCTGCACGCCGCGGCCATCGACGGCCGCACCATCCGCCACGTCCACCGCTGGGCCCAGGGCGCCCAGGTCCAGGACGCCGTACGCGTCCTGCGCACCCACCCCAGGGCCGCCCCCGGCGCCGCGGGCGAACTCGAGGCGGCCCTCACCGCCCACCCCGAACGCCGGGACATGGCCCAGCAGCTGACCACCCGCGCGCTGTCCGCCCTGTCCACGGTCAACGTCCGCGAGGCGTGCACTCCCAATCGAACCGATGCCCTCGCCTTGGATTCCTTTGTCCAAGAAGGGGGAACACTTTATGTCGTGGGCGAATCCATCGAGGACCCCCGCACCAGCCCGGGCGCGATGCCCCTGCTGACGGCCCTCGCCTCACACGTGGTCGAGCACGGCCGGCGCATGGCCGAACGGTCATCCTCCGGTCGGCTCGACCCACCACTCACCCTCGTCCTGGACGACGTCGCGGCCGTGGCTCCGCTCCCCCAGCTCCCGGAGCTGCTGGCCACCGGAGCGGACCGGGGCATGCCCGCCCTGGCCCTGCTCAGGTCCCGCGAACAGGGCCGGTCCCGCTGGCCGCACGACGAACTGCCGGTCTGACGCGCCGGTCCGACGACCGACCGCCGGTGCGACGACGAGCTACGCGTCCGGCCGCGGGCGCTCGACGACCATCTCCAGCTCGCGCTCCTCCGGCTTCCCCGCCAGTGGCACGGTCACTCCGCTCTCCGTGAACCCCGCCTTGCGGTAGAAGCCCAGCGCCCGCGCGTTCCGCGGATGCACGATGAGCCGCACGCGCTCCGTCCCGCGCCCCCACGCCCACTCCAGCGCGGCGTCGAACAACGCCCGGGCCACCCCGCTCCCCCGGTACCCGGGCGCCACGTACACCCCGACGAGGTGCCCCTGCCGCCGCTCGACGGGGAACCCCGCCCAGTCCGTCGACCCGGCCTCCTCGATCAGCACGGAGACCGTGCCCGCCCAGGACCCGTCCGCCGCCTCGGCGACGAACTGCCGCACCCCGCCCGCGTCCTGCGCGCCCCTCGCCGTCCGCTCCCGCCAGTAGGAGTCGGGCCGGGCCACCGCCTCCTCGTAGGTCTCCAGATACGCGAGGTGCGCCACCGGATCCCGCAGCGCCCTCAGCCGCGACTCCTTCGCCACCGCCCACTCCTCGGCGCGCACCGGCCTGATCACGTGGTCCTCGAAGGACGTGCTCCCCATGCCGGCCACCGTAGTACCGGGGTACCACGGCCCTCACCCCGAATACGGCCCGCGGTCCGACGCCCCCCGCCCCCGGGCGGACGAGCATCGAAGCATGATTACGGC includes:
- a CDS encoding TraM recognition domain-containing protein — translated: MRPDDHRGPGGSGRAGQGGIPDGLLLGLIAFLLGMTLLVWTATGLAGLFSHGSWPSGVTFARTPLAMRRLVAQPQDIPGAWPGTPASDLSGYGLFWGLLIGQLMVLTVLAVFVVGTVARWRAVRKRRRAGRTATAAPEPPAPQQLHEVPTPRVSEEERPAHEKPTTVPASVPVAVPASTGGRADGWDTPRAEGAVRYGPPAVRRTTAARAVRDAEGPALVLTSNPALWQDTKDARAKLGPVHLYDPTHLCDTPARLHWSPTTACEDKDTAASRAAALLAPVRPTSRLDQAVSDTATTLLRSYLHAAAIDGRTIRHVHRWAQGAQVQDAVRVLRTHPRAAPGAAGELEAALTAHPERRDMAQQLTTRALSALSTVNVREACTPNRTDALALDSFVQEGGTLYVVGESIEDPRTSPGAMPLLTALASHVVEHGRRMAERSSSGRLDPPLTLVLDDVAAVAPLPQLPELLATGADRGMPALALLRSREQGRSRWPHDELPV
- a CDS encoding GNAT family N-acetyltransferase produces the protein MGSTSFEDHVIRPVRAEEWAVAKESRLRALRDPVAHLAYLETYEEAVARPDSYWRERTARGAQDAGGVRQFVAEAADGSWAGTVSVLIEEAGSTDWAGFPVERRQGHLVGVYVAPGYRGSGVARALFDAALEWAWGRGTERVRLIVHPRNARALGFYRKAGFTESGVTVPLAGKPEERELEMVVERPRPDA